A DNA window from Naumovozyma dairenensis CBS 421 chromosome 7, complete genome contains the following coding sequences:
- the MTG1 gene encoding putative GTPase MTG1 (similar to Saccharomyces cerevisiae MTG1 (YMR097C); ancestral locus Anc_2.463), producing MNYVTKLQHFLPKTIAFSYRQRWLSQLVNIQTVSPSDSNLKANNTNNNNNNNNIKQPFVPRYEFPQYNITLTDFKGHQMKALKNFQKLLPQLNMIIELRDIRAPLSTRNLLFDTLLSRTKKSSTLSKLIIYTKKDLLSSSPQDPKKYLDKLIKWHNEINEKFIIMNCNHNKDIKTLMDLINWQNNKFIKNPLPMGFRILIIGMPNVGKSTLTNSLRSFATHNDTDHHHHDKEKKNTVVAKTGGQAGVTRSISECIRISNDKSSSTMHGIYIVDSPGVGLPGRINNCQRMLTLSLAGCIKDNLIDPIIQADYLLYLINLQQQLTGKKRNSHELYPGSIQNPTNNVYEVLKRLKGKANINDNSMAMSWVDNWRQSRKGIIFDPELLLECDEFSLKDYLGNESKKIRTLYSDGMLNTTTTTTTTAANNNNNDNNGAKSKKKKKDKKVSSNNNNKLFIN from the coding sequence ATGAACTATGTTACGAAATTGCAACATTTCCTCCCGAAAACCATTGCATTCTCTTATAGACAGAGATGGCTTTCCCAATTAGTTAACATTCAAACTGTTTCACCATCAGATTCTAATCTCAAAGCTAACaacactaataataataataataataataatatcaaacaACCATTCGTACCAAGATATGAATTCCCTCAATATAACATTACATTGACCGATTTTAAAGGTCATCAAATGAAagctttgaaaaatttccaaaaattacTACCTCAATTAAATATGATAATAGAATTACGTGATATAAGAGCTCCCTTATcaacaagaaatttattatttgatacCTTATTATCACGAACAAAGAAATCATCTactttatcaaaattaatCATATACACAAAAAAAGATCTCttatcttcttcaccaCAAGATcctaaaaaatatttagataaattaattaaatggcataatgaaataaatgaaaaattcataataatgaattgtAACCATAACAAAGATATTAAAACATTAATGGACTTGATTAATTggcaaaataataaatttataaaaaatcCATTACCAATGGGATTCAGAATCTTGATCATTGGTATGCCCAACGTAGGCAAATCTACTCTAACCAATTCATTAAGATCATTTGCCACACATAATGATACGgaccaccaccaccacgacaaggaaaagaaaaatactGTCGTGGCGAAAACAGGAGGTCAAGCTGGTGTCACGAGAAGTATAAGTGAATGCATTAGAATCTCTAATGACAAATCTTCCTCCACTATGCatggaatatatatagtagATAGTCCAGGAGTTGGATTACCAGGtagaataaataattgtCAAAGAATGTTGACATTATCGCTAGCTGGCTGTATTAAGGACAATTTGATTGATCCGATAATACAAGCtgattatttattgtatttgattaatttacaacaacaattaacgggaaagaaaagaaactcTCACGAGCTTTACCCTGGATCCATTCAAAATCCGACCAATAACGTTTATGAAGTTTTGAAAAGGCTTAAGGGAAAGgctaatattaatgataattcaATGGCTATGTCATGGGTCGATAACTGGAGACAATCAAGAAAGGGAATCATTTTCGATCCGGAATTATTACTTGAATGTGATGAATTCtcattgaaagattatCTTGGTAATGAATCGAAGAAAATACGTACTCTTTATTCTGATGGTATGCTtaatactactactactactactactactgctgctaataataataataatgataataatggcGCAAAGagcaagaagaagaaaaaggaCAAGAAGGTATCTTcgaacaataataataaacttttcatcaattaa
- the TIM10 gene encoding protein transporter TIM10 (similar to Saccharomyces cerevisiae MRS11 (YHR005C-A); ancestral locus Anc_2.645) yields MSLFGFGGGQPQLTSDQKIQAAETELDLVTDMFNKLVDNCHQKCISRSYTDGELNKEESNCLDRCVAKYFETNVKVGEHMQKMGQTFNSAGKF; encoded by the coding sequence ATGTCGCTTTTCGGATTCGGAGGTGGCCAACCACAATTAACATCAGATCAAAAGATTCAAGCTGCTGAAACTGAATTGGATCTAGTCACTGATATGTTCAATAAATTGGTCGATAATTGTCATCAAAAATGTATTAGTCGATCATATACTGATGGTGAATTGaacaaagaagaatcaAACTGTTTAGATAGATGTGTCGCCAAATATTTCGAAACTAACGTTAAAGTCGGTGAACATATGCAAAAGATGGGTCAAACGTTTAATTCTGCTGGAAAATTCTGA
- the NDAI0G04580 gene encoding uncharacterized protein has product MVGSFRTKQFFHHRRETYQNPSTDIESKVNLNKDFDLAYNDLITKKNKENQYHHHHHIRRWKNNKVPFYDFDDSKLESMTSFGSSKTPAKENIMEGVGGDDGYYGYNDKRHKPLRFFKKQTGVKNKKNNSENTGSGVEEDEIKTLDYNDDWNSTLERKIYNLEKEVFSKNSFVSTGGDDDSSTISEEESCPSSPYVKSTRAKKEDKVISREKVLGELGMGDSPIGNININSNIVSGLSDTLTLVTSAQSTTPDEERIFSEIYGNRNDSYL; this is encoded by the coding sequence ATGGTCGGTAGTTTTAGAACGAAACAATTTTTCCATCATAGACGTGAAACGTATCAAAATCCTTCAACGGATATTGAATCTAAagtaaatttgaataaagattttgatcttgcatataatgatttaattacTAAGAAAAACAAGgaaaatcaatatcatcatcatcatcatattaGGAGatggaaaaataataaagttcCATTTTATGATTTCGATGACTCTAAATTAGAATCAATGACTTCTTTTGGTAGTTCAAAAACACCAGCAAAGGAGAATATAATGGAGGGAGTTGGTGGTGATGATGGCTACTATGGGTACAATGATAAAAGACACAAACCATTAAGGTTTTTCAAGAAGCAAACGGGGGTtaagaacaagaaaaataattcagaAAATACCGGATCAGGTGTTGAGGAGGATGAGATTAAAACCCTGGATTATAATGATGACTGGAACTCTACATTGGAGAGGAAAATCtataatcttgaaaaaGAGGTATTTTCTAAGAATTCTTTTGTGTCAACTGGTGGAGATGATGATAGTAGCACAATATCTGAGGAGGAATCCTGTCCATCAAGTCCGTACGTAAAGAGTACGAGagcaaagaaagaagacAAGGTTATATCTAGAGAAAAAGTGCTAGGAGAGCTTGGTATGGGTGATTCACCTATTGGTAACATAAATATCAATTCTAATATAGTAAGTGGATTAAGTGACACGTTGACGTTAGTCACTTCAGCGCAAAGTACTACCCCTGACGAAGAGAGAATATTTTCTGAGATATATGGTAACCGCAACGATAGTTATTTGTAG